In Aquiflexum balticum DSM 16537, a single genomic region encodes these proteins:
- a CDS encoding DEAD/DEAH box helicase: MNFNDFNFESSLVEGLDAMGFTKPTPIQESAIPLIQEGKDLIACAQTGTGKTAAFILPILNKMAKNNQSGLNTLILAPTRELAIQIDQQIQGFAYFVGISSIPVYGGGDGLAWEQQKKAMEHGAEIIVATPGRLIALLAGGKINFDKLEHLILDEADRMLDMGFSDDILKIVNYLPKDRQTVLFSATMPPKIRQFSRQLLNNPEEVSLSIGKTAEGVTQGAYLVYDSQKEALVRHILTQKDYEAVIIFASTKEKVKNLFKLLKKDFEVEAFHSDLEQVEREKIMSRFKNKSLKILIGTDIISRGIDVVGIELIINYDTPNDPEDYVHRVGRTARADSKGEAITFISDKDKYKFVRIEGLIGMEVEKLPLPEGFEKGPDYRGGGSKSSGSRMGGDKKKPFNKNKKKKRSNFNQSGQKAKNTEERIVSEPKSSLPPRESNPMTKTKLPPRENSSKSKPNLPPREKPAEAKPSETKKEKSIPYGKRTNVIDE, from the coding sequence TTGAATTTTAATGATTTTAATTTTGAGTCAAGCCTTGTTGAAGGTCTTGACGCCATGGGTTTTACTAAACCTACCCCTATTCAGGAATCGGCTATTCCACTGATTCAAGAGGGAAAAGATCTTATTGCCTGTGCACAAACGGGCACGGGTAAAACAGCCGCCTTTATTTTGCCAATATTGAATAAAATGGCAAAAAACAACCAATCAGGTCTAAACACCCTGATTTTGGCACCTACCCGGGAACTTGCCATTCAGATCGATCAACAGATACAGGGCTTTGCTTATTTTGTAGGTATCAGTTCCATTCCTGTGTACGGCGGTGGTGACGGATTGGCCTGGGAGCAACAGAAAAAAGCGATGGAGCATGGCGCAGAAATCATTGTGGCTACTCCGGGTCGTTTGATTGCACTCCTTGCCGGAGGTAAAATCAATTTTGATAAACTTGAACATCTGATTTTGGATGAAGCAGATAGGATGTTGGATATGGGCTTCTCAGATGATATTCTCAAAATTGTCAACTATCTTCCCAAAGACAGACAGACCGTTTTGTTTTCGGCCACCATGCCTCCAAAAATCCGTCAGTTTTCCCGCCAGCTTCTAAATAATCCCGAGGAGGTCAGCTTATCGATAGGCAAAACAGCAGAGGGTGTTACCCAAGGAGCCTATTTGGTCTATGACAGTCAAAAAGAAGCTTTGGTAAGACATATCCTTACTCAGAAGGATTATGAAGCTGTGATCATTTTTGCTTCTACAAAAGAGAAAGTCAAAAACCTTTTTAAGCTATTAAAGAAGGATTTTGAGGTTGAGGCTTTTCACTCTGATTTAGAGCAAGTTGAAAGGGAAAAGATAATGTCAAGATTTAAGAATAAATCTCTTAAAATCCTGATTGGAACTGACATTATTTCGAGAGGAATCGATGTAGTTGGAATAGAGTTGATCATCAATTATGATACTCCAAATGACCCTGAGGATTATGTGCATAGGGTCGGACGAACAGCCAGAGCTGATAGCAAAGGTGAGGCGATCACTTTTATCAGTGATAAGGATAAATATAAATTTGTTAGGATAGAAGGGTTGATTGGTATGGAAGTGGAAAAGCTTCCCTTACCTGAAGGTTTTGAAAAAGGACCTGATTACAGGGGCGGGGGATCAAAATCCAGTGGATCAAGAATGGGAGGGGATAAGAAAAAACCATTCAATAAGAACAAGAAAAAGAAGAGGTCAAATTTTAATCAATCTGGCCAAAAAGCAAAAAATACTGAGGAAAGAATTGTTTCAGAGCCTAAGTCTAGCCTACCTCCGAGAGAAAGTAACCCTATGACCAAGACCAAACTACCTCCCAGAGAGAATTCTTCCAAGTCAAAACCAAATCTTCCACCACGGGAAAAACCGGCTGAAGCTAAACCATCAGAAACAAAGAAGGAAAAATCAATTCCCTATGGAAAAAGGACCAATGTTATAGATGAGTAG
- a CDS encoding DoxX family protein gives MDLFFLYFMAAIYIFAGTMHFVNPKMYIRIIPPYMPNPVVLNVLSGTFEIIFGIGLLFEVTRSISAIGIILLLLAVFPANIYMYQKGAKGIPKWALFLRLPLQFVLIAWAYLYV, from the coding sequence ATGGATTTATTTTTTCTTTACTTCATGGCTGCCATTTATATTTTTGCTGGCACCATGCATTTTGTAAACCCAAAAATGTATATCAGAATTATCCCTCCTTACATGCCCAATCCAGTAGTGTTAAATGTCCTTTCAGGAACTTTTGAAATTATATTTGGAATAGGGTTGTTATTTGAAGTGACAAGGTCAATCTCTGCCATTGGAATTATTCTTCTTTTGTTGGCGGTTTTTCCTGCGAATATTTATATGTACCAAAAAGGGGCTAAAGGAATACCAAAATGGGCCCTATTCCTTAGATTGCCTTTACAGTTTGTTTTAATTGCCTGGGCCTATTTGTATGTTTAA
- a CDS encoding gamma-glutamyltransferase family protein, with product MVKKLKLLVILCSLINLGFAQTQKPPLHGKHWMAITGKPLGATAGAMIFNQGGNAVDAACAMLGAVCTMWDVLSWGGETQALIFNPKTGKVIAINAMGIAPTGATVEFFKEKDMPYPPEFGPLAATTPGTPGGLMTMLAEYGTMSLEQVLAPAMQMAKGYPIEAQAANMIEKGKDQIKQWPYSKKVFLPHLGEEREAPYAGEVFVQEDLYQTLKKLVDAEKQALAQGKSRKEAIYAANERFYKGDIAQEIVRGTREQGGLFTMEDLAKWKVKIEEPLSVNYKGIEVYKLQEWTQGPALLQSLNILENFDLKAMGYNSAQYINTVYQTMSLAFADRDFYYGDPDFEPKSPMKGLLSKEYAKERAKLIQEKNDPKIGPGDPYPFQGGKNPFLDLLEKRNESLAYHEPELPISGPEDPFLKQFQSGTTSIQTADAEGWVVSVTPSGGWIPAVLAGNTGVGLSQRMQSWVLDPVINPFNVLEPGKRPRVTLTPSMALKDGKPFLSFAVQGGDTQDQDLLQLFLNMVEFGMTVQEASEAANIHSYQMQSSFGAHEIKPGSVTLNSQVPAWVRTDLKKRGYKMDFQDRTSGPLNAIWFDWKHGTFWGGSSNNGEDYGIAW from the coding sequence ATGGTAAAAAAACTTAAATTACTCGTCATTTTATGTTCCCTGATCAACTTGGGATTTGCCCAGACCCAAAAGCCTCCACTTCATGGGAAGCATTGGATGGCCATCACGGGCAAACCATTAGGGGCCACAGCAGGAGCAATGATTTTCAATCAGGGCGGAAATGCAGTAGATGCGGCCTGTGCCATGCTTGGGGCAGTCTGCACCATGTGGGATGTTTTGAGTTGGGGCGGAGAAACCCAAGCTTTGATTTTCAACCCAAAAACAGGAAAGGTCATTGCCATCAATGCGATGGGTATTGCTCCAACAGGAGCTACAGTCGAATTTTTTAAGGAGAAAGACATGCCTTACCCCCCTGAATTCGGCCCTTTGGCTGCCACTACCCCAGGTACTCCGGGAGGATTAATGACCATGTTGGCAGAATATGGCACCATGAGTTTGGAACAAGTGCTCGCTCCGGCTATGCAAATGGCAAAAGGTTATCCCATTGAAGCACAAGCAGCCAATATGATTGAAAAGGGAAAAGATCAGATCAAACAATGGCCTTACTCCAAAAAGGTTTTTCTTCCGCATTTGGGTGAAGAAAGGGAGGCGCCATACGCCGGAGAAGTCTTTGTTCAAGAAGACCTTTACCAAACGCTTAAAAAATTGGTAGATGCAGAAAAACAAGCTTTAGCTCAGGGCAAATCCAGAAAAGAGGCAATCTATGCTGCAAACGAAAGATTTTACAAAGGGGATATCGCCCAGGAAATTGTAAGGGGAACCAGGGAACAAGGTGGTTTATTTACCATGGAGGATCTGGCAAAATGGAAAGTCAAAATAGAAGAACCTTTATCAGTGAATTACAAAGGAATTGAGGTATATAAACTACAGGAATGGACCCAAGGTCCAGCGCTTCTTCAGAGCTTAAATATCCTTGAGAATTTTGATCTGAAGGCCATGGGTTATAATTCAGCGCAATACATCAATACAGTTTACCAAACCATGAGTTTGGCTTTTGCTGATAGGGATTTTTATTATGGCGATCCTGATTTTGAACCAAAAAGCCCTATGAAGGGACTGCTTTCAAAAGAATACGCCAAGGAAAGAGCCAAATTGATACAAGAAAAAAATGATCCCAAAATCGGTCCCGGAGACCCTTATCCTTTTCAGGGCGGTAAAAATCCTTTCTTGGACCTTTTGGAAAAGAGAAATGAGTCATTGGCTTATCATGAGCCTGAACTCCCCATATCAGGCCCAGAAGATCCTTTCCTGAAACAATTCCAATCCGGTACTACCTCCATTCAGACCGCAGATGCGGAAGGGTGGGTTGTTTCGGTGACTCCTTCCGGAGGTTGGATACCTGCAGTCCTTGCCGGCAATACAGGAGTGGGACTTAGTCAGCGGATGCAAAGCTGGGTTTTGGATCCAGTTATCAATCCATTTAATGTGCTGGAACCGGGAAAAAGGCCTAGGGTTACTCTCACACCCAGTATGGCATTGAAAGATGGAAAACCATTTTTATCCTTCGCAGTACAGGGTGGAGATACTCAGGACCAGGATTTACTCCAGTTGTTTTTGAATATGGTAGAATTCGGAATGACAGTTCAGGAAGCTTCGGAAGCAGCCAATATTCATAGCTACCAAATGCAATCTTCTTTTGGAGCGCACGAAATCAAACCCGGATCAGTAACACTCAACTCCCAAGTACCGGCATGGGTCAGGACTGATCTGAAAAAACGTGGCTATAAAATGGATTTTCAGGACAGGACTTCCGGACCGCTTAATGCTATTTGGTTTGATTGGAAACATGGCACCTTCTGGGGCGGATCGAG